The Cellvibrio polysaccharolyticus genomic interval AAACTACGATGAAAATGGCATTATCTGGCCGGATGCCATCGCGCCTTTCCATATTGCGCTGATTCCGATCAACCCCGGCAAATCACCGGCGGTCGTAGAAAAATGCGAGCAGCTCTACGCCGAGTTGAAGCAAGCCGGTTTTGATGTGCTGTACATGGATGACGAGAAAGCGCGCCTGGGCGTATCTTTGGCTAACACCGAACTGATGGGTATTCCGCACCGTATCGTAGTAGGTGATCGCGGTCTGGAAGCTGGCGCACTGGAATACAAAGGTCGTCGTGACGCAGAGAAGCAGGAAGTAGCCACTGACGAAATCGTGAGCTTTATCCGCAATAAAATTCAGTTAGGCTGACACTGAAAAAGCGGGAGCCGGTACAGTGAATCGCTGTACCGGCTCCCGCTTTTTTATTGCAGGTATCGGAAAATACCCGATACCAATAATTATTTTTCCAGCTTGTCTACGGTTAAAAACTCAGCGGGCGCCAGCGATTTCGGCGTTACACGCACCTGCAAAATATCCCCGTTAAACCAGTGCACCTGATTCATCCGCGCCCCGAGAGAGGTTGCCGCATGATCGGCAATAGGCAAGTACTCCACCTCTGCTGACAGCTCTTTTTTGCCGTTAACGTAGGCAGTAAATTGGCGATCTTTGTAGGTAACGGCAGCGTGCGCCCATTCATTTACCGGGTGCACCAGCGTTTCGTCAATCAACACCGCTTGGGATTTTTCCGACTTGATGTAGCTGTCGAGATACCATTGCTGTTTGTCGTTCAAACGCAACTCAATGGTCAGCCGGCGGTCGGTATTGTCCGGCGCTTCAATGTGCAAAAAACGCGGCTCCCAGTTATTCGGGAAGACATCGTTAGGACGAAAAATAATTTCTACGGTAAATTCACTGGCACCGACCAACGGGTTGTTATTAACCAGCAGTCGATCACCGTCACCATCAAACGCTACCGCTTTACCGTAAGGCGTTTCTACGACGCGAGGATTACCCAGGGCATTGGTTTCATGGCCGCCGATATTATTCAGCGCGTCAACCGACCAGACGACGGATGGCGATTCAGCCAGCGCGACTGCGGATAAGGATAAACACAAACCTAAAGACAGCAGATTTTTTTTAAAAGACATCGTTTCTCTCACTCTGTTTTTATGACTATTTTTTGATGCAGTAACTATAAAACAAAACCGGATATCTCTCACGATATCCGGTTTTGTTGTCAAACACCGCTTTGCGGTTTGGCAGCGGCTTCATAGGCTTTTTGATCGGCCTCCAGCTGCCTGGCCACATCACCCGGCGAACCGGTTTTTCTGGCAATCAAACTGTACGCCACCGGCACCATGAAAAGTGTAAAAGCAGTCGCTGCCACAACACCAAACATAACCACCACACCGATCACCAGCCGCGTTTCTGCGCCAGCGCCACTGGAAATGACCAAAGGAATCGCACCAGCCACCGTTGTCAAACCGGTCATCAAAATAGGACGCAGGCGAATTTCAGCGGCTTGCATCAAAGCCTCATCAAAAGCTACGCCGCGATCCCGTAACTGATTGACAAATTCGACAATCAAAATACCATTTTTTGCGGCAAGCCCCACTAGCATAATCAACCCGATCTGCGAGTAAATATTAAACGTCAACCCGGTTAAATACAGCCCCAGCATACCGCCGGCAACAGCCAGCGGAACGGTCACCATGATCACAAAGGGGTGCACCCAGCTTTCGAATTGTGCCGCCAATACCAGGAAGGTAATAACAATCCCCAGCACAAACATGAAAATAACCGAGCTGCCCGCCTGTTGGAAATCACGCGACATGCCTTTGTAATCGACCACCGCGGTAGCCGGCAAATGTTCTGCCACCAGACCGTTGAGGTAATCAAGCGCCTCGCCCAGCGATAATTTTGGATCAAGGTTGGCTTCAATAGTCAGTGAGCGGATGCGGTTGTAGCGATTGAGTCGGCTGGCATCGGCCAGCTCCTGCAAACGCACCACACTGGCCAGCGGAATCATTTCTCCGGAGCGGTCAGAGCGAACGTACATATTCTCCAGGCTGGCGGTGGTGCGTTGATCGTCCCGCTCGCCTTGCAACATCACATCATATTCTTCACCATCATCAATAAAGGTAGTGACACGACGCGACCCGAGCATGGTTTCCAGAGTACGCCCGATATTGTTTACGCTAACCCCGAGATCCGCAGCACGATGTGAGTCAATCAACACTTCAATTTGCGGACGCGTTTCCTTGTAGTCCCAATCGATGGCAATCAGGCCGGGATTATTGTCGGCGATTTTTTCCAACATAATATCGCGCCATTCTGCCAGTTCCTGGTAAGTACCGCCGCCCAGTACAAACTGTACCGGCTTGGATGAACCGGAACCGAAGCCCTGACGCATCACCGTTGCTGTCGTCACGCCGGGCAAGTCGGACAGTCGATCGCGAACGTCATCCATAATTTCAAAACCGCTACGACGCTCATCCCACTCTGCCATTACCGCGGTTACCGCACCGGTGTTGAAGTTCACCACGCCGCCCCAGCCGCGCGGAGCACGAATCATCAAACGGGTAATTTCGCCCGCATCCACAAACTCCATCAACCGTTTTTCAATCTCGTCCATGTATTCCACCATGTAGGAATAACTGGCACCTTCGGGGCCATTGACGATTACGTTGAAGGTACCGCGGTCTTCACGCGGCGCGTATTCAGAGGGAATGAGTTGTACCAGGCCGACCGTGCCGGCCAGCAGCAGAATAAAAAACCCCGCCACAATACGCGTATGCGCAAGACATTTGACCAGCGCTTTCATGTAGTAAAAGCGCAAACAGACGATGCTTTTTTCAACATAGATCAGCATCCGCCCTTTCTTTTCATCCTTTTTCAGAATGCGGGAAGTCAACATCGGCGACAATGTCAGTGCGATTAACGAAGAGAAAGCGACCGCTGCCGCCATGGTTATGGCGAACTCGGAAAACAACCGGCCAATGTCCCCTTTTAAAAATACGATAGGCACAAAAATCGAGATCAACACCAGCGTGGTTGCTACTACCGCAAATCCCACTTCACGAGTGCCATCGTAAGCAGCCATCAAGGGTGTTTTGCCTTTTTCCTGAATGTGCCGCACGATGTTTTCCAACACCACAATTGCGTCATCCACCACCAGGCCAATCGCCAGAATCAGTGCCAGCAAGGTCAACATATTGACCGAGAAGCCAAGCAGCGCCAACACAATGAACGTTGCCACAATAGAAACCGGCACGGCAATGGCGGGAATCAACATAGCTTTGGCGCTGCCGAGGAACAAATAGATAACCAGCACCACCATCACAATCGCCAGAAATAACGTTGTGTAAACTTCTTCTACCGCCCGCTCGATAAACACCGAGCTGTCAAAACTGGCTTCCAACCGCATTCCATCCGGCAGGGTCTCATTAACCAGATCGCGCTCAAGTTTTGCGCCACGTGCTACATCGGTGGTGTTGG includes:
- a CDS encoding LamG domain-containing protein, with product MSFKKNLLSLGLCLSLSAVALAESPSVVWSVDALNNIGGHETNALGNPRVVETPYGKAVAFDGDGDRLLVNNNPLVGASEFTVEIIFRPNDVFPNNWEPRFLHIEAPDNTDRRLTIELRLNDKQQWYLDSYIKSEKSQAVLIDETLVHPVNEWAHAAVTYKDRQFTAYVNGKKELSAEVEYLPIADHAATSLGARMNQVHWFNGDILQVRVTPKSLAPAEFLTVDKLEK
- a CDS encoding efflux RND transporter permease subunit; this translates as MMLSDVSIKRPVFASVLSLLLIAFGVIAFDHLTLREYPDIDPPVVSIRTVYPGAAASIVETRITKVLEDRISGIEGIRFIESASENGASNITVTFEVGQDMDSAANDIRDRVARAARNLPVEADPPEVQKISSDEDVIIWFNFTGENMTMPELSDYAQRYLVDRFSVIDGVARVQIGGEQRYAMRIWLDSQAMAARGLTVNDVEAALRAENVELPAGSIESDDRHFTVRMARSYRTADEFGRMVLTQGTDGHLVRIGDIARVEKGTVEDRNLFRGNGITQIGIGIVKQSTANTTDVARGAKLERDLVNETLPDGMRLEASFDSSVFIERAVEEVYTTLFLAIVMVVLVIYLFLGSAKAMLIPAIAVPVSIVATFIVLALLGFSVNMLTLLALILAIGLVVDDAIVVLENIVRHIQEKGKTPLMAAYDGTREVGFAVVATTLVLISIFVPIVFLKGDIGRLFSEFAITMAAAVAFSSLIALTLSPMLTSRILKKDEKKGRMLIYVEKSIVCLRFYYMKALVKCLAHTRIVAGFFILLLAGTVGLVQLIPSEYAPREDRGTFNVIVNGPEGASYSYMVEYMDEIEKRLMEFVDAGEITRLMIRAPRGWGGVVNFNTGAVTAVMAEWDERRSGFEIMDDVRDRLSDLPGVTTATVMRQGFGSGSSKPVQFVLGGGTYQELAEWRDIMLEKIADNNPGLIAIDWDYKETRPQIEVLIDSHRAADLGVSVNNIGRTLETMLGSRRVTTFIDDGEEYDVMLQGERDDQRTTASLENMYVRSDRSGEMIPLASVVRLQELADASRLNRYNRIRSLTIEANLDPKLSLGEALDYLNGLVAEHLPATAVVDYKGMSRDFQQAGSSVIFMFVLGIVITFLVLAAQFESWVHPFVIMVTVPLAVAGGMLGLYLTGLTFNIYSQIGLIMLVGLAAKNGILIVEFVNQLRDRGVAFDEALMQAAEIRLRPILMTGLTTVAGAIPLVISSGAGAETRLVIGVVVMFGVVAATAFTLFMVPVAYSLIARKTGSPGDVARQLEADQKAYEAAAKPQSGV